DNA from Candidatus Paceibacterota bacterium:
GGCAGCTCCAGCTTCGCGGCGGGCTGCCGATTTTGTTTTCTTGGTGGAGCTGGCCCGGATGATCTCGGCGCACTTGGGGCAGATGCCGGCCCTGTCCATCGGGCGTCGGCACCAGGCGCAGCGGTGATTGCGGGGAGTCGCGCTCATTACTTTACTCCCAGTGCCGAGCGGACCTGCGACAGTGAATAGAAGTTCAGCCGGCCAATTTTGATGACGGGAATCTCTTTCCCGGTGTGCATCCGCAGCCATTGGATACTGGGCCGGGACTTCGTAGTCCAAGCGGCTTGTAGTAACTCTTCGGCGGCCAAAAGCCTCTCGCCGGTGGCCTCGTCATGCTGTTGTATTTTCGTAAGCATGGATACAACATAAAATCGGCGCTTGCACTTAACAAGGGGGCGGTGTATGTTTTAGTCGTATCATACAACTGAACTATGAGAGCAAAGAAAAACCAGACATTGGCAGAGTTGCGGCGGATCATTGGCCGGACCCAAACGGAGTTTGGCGAATTGATTGGCGCGTCAAAAGACACCGTTGTTTCCTGGGAGAATGGCCGCAACAGAATCTCGCCTGCATTCTCTTATCGCATCTGGCTGGCGACCGGCGCGGATATTGTTAGCTCCACCGTTCCATTGAACTTGAATCGCCAGCCGTACACCTTCGCGGACTACAAGGCGTGGAAAGAATCGCGGATTGGTGTGCATCCTGAACAGCGTCTATTCGACAAGAGCGCCGATGCTCTCTGGCTGATATTTAGTGCGGCGGCAAAGCCGGGGCCGGGAAAGCTCAAAGACCAGTTGACCGGGGTCTGGTGTAGCTTCGTTGCGTGGCTGGAACAGACCCGTGTCGACTTCAAGCTGGAACAGCGCATTGATGAACTACTCGACCAGCGGGTCGCGGCGGTGGAGTCCAAGACAATGACCTGGGGCGAGTGGCGCAAGGCTCCGGCAGTTATCAGGGAGTTCTACGGGTTCAAGGATGACAAGCGCCAGTCAGCCAAAAGGGAGCTAACGCTCAGGATGCCGACACATCCGGTATGGAATGCACAATCGGATATGCGGGCAAAGGGCAGCAGATAAGGTGGCTAATACCCTATATTCTTATTTGTAAATACTGCTGAACCAGAACTGCTGGTAAGGGTCGAGGCCGAAGTGCTGGGCGATGTCGAAGACCTGGCTGAACCTGAGTTGAGCCGGTAAACCCTCGCGGTGCCAGCGAGAGATGGTCTCGTCCCACCACATGGCCCATTCCCAGCACGGGAAGCGGTCCACCGGCTGGAAGTTCATTACGGAGCGGAAGCGTTCGACGTGATTCATGGGGCGTGCAGATGTTTATGGAATTGACTGGAGATTGGATTGGAAGTGCATCAGCGGCACCGCGGCAGGGAAACAGAGTCGCATGGCAGAGTCAAGGAGATGGCATGCGATTCGGCCGGTAGCGCGTATGCATGAAGCTGCCGGCGGAGCGCAGGCATCTTGCCCGCTTTGCGGATGGCGGGCCAGACCAGCGGGCCAGATGCCCGCGCGCCTTCAGGCAGACGCGCCGGACGTGACGCTTCCATAGGACATTTCATTCGACAATTGGACGGAGTTGGACTATAAATATCAGCCAGGCGCGGTCGGGAAGCGCCCCTGGGCTGAGGAGGTCCGGGACAGGGCAATCAAGGCCCAATCATGGAGTAATCATGCTCCAATCATGCTCCAATCATGCTAGCAACACCGGGACAACACGCCGGCAACCCGATCCAATCCCGCGCAAGATCCCCGTCGGGCGGCGCAAGCCCGGGCCCCTAAGCGCACTAGTGCGTATGCATGAAGTTGCCGAAGGCACGCGGGCATCTTGCCCGCTTTGCGGATTGCGGGCCAGACAAGCAGGCAAGATGCATACGCGCTGTTCGGCCAGGATGGAGATTTGCGGTGGCTTTACTTTAGGGCCCGGAGAGGGCATTATGCCCGGAGATGATACGAATTGGGATCAAATCACTTTTGGCGGCCTGCCTGATGGTAT
Protein-coding regions in this window:
- a CDS encoding helix-turn-helix transcriptional regulator, with the protein product MRAKKNQTLAELRRIIGRTQTEFGELIGASKDTVVSWENGRNRISPAFSYRIWLATGADIVSSTVPLNLNRQPYTFADYKAWKESRIGVHPEQRLFDKSADALWLIFSAAAKPGPGKLKDQLTGVWCSFVAWLEQTRVDFKLEQRIDELLDQRVAAVESKTMTWGEWRKAPAVIREFYGFKDDKRQSAKRELTLRMPTHPVWNAQSDMRAKGSR